TTCCCGAAGGCGTTATATCCAGGTCCTTATAGGAAAAGAAGGTGAAGTTTTGGCTGCCACCTCCAAGGGGATCATGAGGCTAGACCCGGAAAGTCAAAAATTTGTACTCGAACCGGGTCAGGAAAAAGGAAGTGTCTGGGAACTCAATCAGGGCGAAAATGGAAGGATCAATTTTCTTTTTGCCGCAAAAAACGAAGGTTTTATCAAGATGGGAACTAGAGGTCCCAATGGAGAATTTAGCTATGAACAATTTCCTAAAGATGAAAATACTAAGGGGAAGGTGTCCTTTGCTGCTTCTTATCCCACTATCATTCTTCCCTATGGTAAATCAGGGACTGTGCTTCTAAATCTTAACGGATTAGCTATTCGGGAATCCAATACTGGTCCTTGGACATTTAAAAAAGTCACAGAGCCTGAAATACTTAAAGAAAAGGGCTTTGAAAACGATGCCTCCTACTTACTTCTGGATCAATTTCTCTGGCTCAATCAACGAAATGCAATCACTAGGATTAATGTTGAAACAGGAGAATCCCTAACCATCCATTCCGGTGCCAATACACAAAAAGAATTGCTCCCAATGTCCAGCGGTTATGGTTGTAGATTATTTCTGGATCAACAGGGAGTGCTTTGGATCCCCAAATTTGCCTATGGCATCAGTCTTTTAAATACCTACCAATCAGATTTTGGCCTTTTACGGGACGAAAAAGGAGAGGTGATCCCGGATATTCTTTCTTCTTATGAATTGTCAGATGGGTCATTTTGGGTAGGCCTGCGGATTTCATTCGATAGGTCTTTGATTCAGTTCTCTTCCGATAGAAAAACAATCCTTCACCGAGTGGGAGATACTCGGACTGACTTAGCTGAGAGAGCAAGTATTATACGTTTTCCTGGAAAATCTATCGGAACGGAACTCACTCACCCTTATCCATGGGATATTACCCAGACCGCTGATTCGGTACTTTGGGTGGGAACGGGTTCTCCTGAAGCCGGAAGCGGAGGACTAAACCGAATAGATCCAAAAACCGGGCTGATTACACGATATCGAAATGACCCTGAAGACACAACCTCATTAGGCCAAAACTGGGTATTAGGGATTCTTAAAGATCCCAGAGACAAGCTATGGATCAATCATACCGGTGGAGTGGATTTTTTTGATCCGCAAACTGAGACTTTTGAACACGTTGTAAAAGATACCTCTCGTTCAGGTTTTAGGGGAGTTTTGATTGATTCCAGAGATAATATCTTAATAGAGGAAGGAGTGCGAAATTCCTGGCTATTGCTCGATTCCAAAACCAAAGCCATTGTCAAAAAGGGTAAATTATTCGGTCAGGGTTTGGGGGTTATTTTAGCATATCCTTACTTAGACCAAAAAAGTCGAATTTGGATAGCTTCGGTTAATGGGTTTGGATTTGCCAGTGAGGATTATGATGGGCTAAAATTTTGGCTGACCTATGAAGAATTTGGCTATCCGGATTTGGAAATCAAGGCATTTAGCAATGACGATCAGGGCAACGTATATTTTGCCAGTTCAGAGGGTATTTTCCAATACAATCCCGAGACAGGCAAGACTGTCCGGTTTGGCTCAGAACGAGGCCTTCAATCCAATCTTTTTAATACAAAACTGAATAATCGGGGACCTTCAGGAAAAATTTACTTTTCCGTAAACGGAGGGATGAATGTATTTGATCCCAAGGAACTCAAAACCAATCCATACCCTCCCCAAGTCCTAATTAGAGGTATAACTTTGGACGGTAAAAGCTACCAAACCTATTTGGACTCGGCGGACAAAAAACCAAATCATACTATTTCCTCGCTCATTATTCCTCCGGGGATTACCACCCTGAATATCAATTTTGCCACCATTCACTTTGGGGGAAATGGAAAAAACAATGCCCAATACCGACTTCTCAACTTTGATGATACCTGGCAGGATGCCGGAATCAGTGGAAATGCTGTTTTTACCAATCTACCGGCCGGGGATTGTACTCTCGAAATAAAATCCGTCAATTTGGATGGAATCTGGAATGAAATTCCTCTTCAGATTTCGATAATTGTATTGCCTCCATGGTATCAAACCTGGTGGGCCTATTTGCTTTACTTTGGCTTATTTGTACTTCTGGCTTATGTATTTATTCAGGAGCAAAGAAGAAGAGCTGCACAAAAAGAAAGAGAACTGGCAAAGGACAGGGAATTAGCCCAAGCCAAGGAAATCGAGAAAGCCTATTCTGAACTGAAATCCACCCAGGCCCAACTGATCCAGTCCGAGAAAATGGCATCTCTTGGAGAGTTGACTGCTGGGATAGCACATGAGATCCAAAACCCGCTGAATTTTGTGAACAATTTTTCGGAAGTGAGTGCGGAGCTTTTGGATGAAGTTAAAGAGACAAGAACCAAGAAACAAGAAACAAGACCAAGGACAGAGGAAGACGAAATAGAGGATGAGATTCTGGAGGATATTAAGAAAAACTTGGAAAAGATCAATCATCATGGGAAGCGGGCGGATGCGATAGTGAAGGGGATGTTGGAGCATAGCCGGACCGGTTCGGGGGAGAAAGAACTGACCGACATCAATTATCTGGCAAGCGAGTATTTGAACCTGGCTTACCAAAGCTTCAAATCCAAAAATGAAGGGGTCGATATAAAGCTTATCACAGAGCTTGATCCAACAATACCCAAAATAGAATTGGTCCGAGCCGATATCGGAAAGGTCTTGTTGAATATTCTCAACAATGCTTTTTATGCTGTAGGGACAAGGCATGTAGGGACAGTACATGCCCTGTCCCTAGAGCCAATGGTCATCGTTACCACCTCCCCCCTTGAGGGGGGCAGGGGGGTAGAGATTTCTATAAAAGACAACGGCCCCGGCATACCCTCCTCCATCAAAGACAAAATATTCCAACCTTTTTTCACTACTAAACCCACCGGACAAGGCACAGGATTAGGATTATCCTTATCTTATGATATTGTAAAGGCACATGGGGGGGAAATAAGGGTGGAAAGCCAAATAGGAAGTGGAACAGTATTCACCATTAATTTGCCTTTGACTTAACTTGATAGGGGACTTGCCCTTACTGATAATTTAATTGATTATTTAAAGAAAAAATAAATCCATGGAAACAAACCACAGCTTTTATCGACACAGCAAGGTATCGGTAATTTTACCTCTTTTGTTTTTTATCCTCCATATCTCCTTCACATTGCAAGCACAAGTCAATGCCTCCAAAGGAGTTCCCAGCTACACCAATTATGTTATTGGGGATGATAATATTGCGGGACAACAAGTCTGGAATGTCAATCAGAACAAGTATGGGTTTCTCTTTGTCGGCACAAGCTCAGGTTTACAGAAATTTGATGGAAAAAACTGGGAGTTACTTGCCTCACCTACCACCGAATATAATACCAATGTCAGGGCCACTTTGCTTGCCTCGGACAGCACTTTTTATTTCGGTTCTTTGGGTGACTTTGGAATTGTAACTTCTGATTCTACCGGCAAGGCTGTAGAAAGATCACTTTTATCGGGGTTTCCTGCTGATATGGTTTTCAATGACATTTGGTCAATCAGGGAGAGTAAAGGGAAAATTTATTTTCAGGCAAGGGAAGCAATTTTCATTTACACCCCAAGAACCGAAAATCAGACAAGCAGCATCAAAATTTGGAAACCGGATACAGAGTTCATGTATGGGTTTAGCCTGAATGGGACTTATTATACCCATCAAATGAATCTCGGATTATTTAGAGAAAAGGATGGAAATTTAGAGTTAGTCCCCAAAAGCGAATTTTTAGGTGAAGAAAGGGTGCAGGTTTTGTTACCCTATCAAAATCCGGATGAATTCTTAGTTGGCGCATTTTCCGGAGGGCTATTTCATTATAATGGGCAGGATTTCATTCCCTTTTATACTGAAGTAGACTCTCTCCTTCAGGAAAGAAGTTTGTACAAAGCCTTGGCACTTCCAGACGATACCTATGCATTGAGCGTATTGGGCCACGGTTTTTTTATTATTGATCAGGGGGGTAAAATCAAGTCCCACTTTAATACAAAAAATTCGATTACAGACCAAAGTGTCTACGCATTTCACTTGGACAACACTTACAATTTATGGGTGGGTACAAATAGTGGACTTTCGAAAATTGAAATTTTCTCGCCAATAACCAGATTCAATTCTAAGGAACATGAAATAGGAAGTCCATTATCTCTTAAGGCCAATGACAATAATTTATACATCGGCACCTCTACCAATGTCCTGTACATCGATAAGTCGGATGGGATAGTCAAAAAAGTAGAGGGTATCCCCAATACTCAAGTATTTGGGCTTGCCGCAGACAACAATCAGTTGCTGGGCACCGGAGTGGGGATTTTAGAAATCAAAGGAGCAAAAGCAACCATGGTCAAAGGCACAGAAAGCTTCCAGACCTTACAGGTGGTGATTTCTGAATTCCATCCCGGTTATGTTTTTATCAGCGGTGGATTTGGCATACAGGTTTTCAAACGGGAGCTTGCCAGTAATGGGGAGTATGAATACGAAAACATCGGCCCTATTTCAGGGGTAAAGCGCTCTGTTTATAGCTTAGCAGAAAACAAAGAGGGCGAATTATGGGGCGGTACCCAAGCGGGGATCCTTTTTCGAATAGTTTTTGCAAAAACAGCTTCCGGTAATCTTGATGTGCCCAATGCCAGGGTGGAAGAGTTTAAAGAAAAAGACGGAATCAGAGGTTTGTCAGGCTTAGCAGTAGGCCCCATTGAAGGAAAGGTCTACACTTCCGGTATAGATGGCTTTTATTTTTTCGATTCAAGTACACAGGAATTTGAGCGCGACCCCGTATTTAGTTTTTCTGACGAAATCGCCAATATCAACTTGGATACCTATGGATTAGGAGTGGCGGAAACCGGCAATGTTTATTTGGATTTTAAGGGAGAAAAGCGATTGGCTACCCGTCATGCAGATGGCACCTTCATACTGCAATCCTACCCATTCAACTTAATCAATTCCAGCAGAGTAGCATCTGCATATACAGAACCGAGTGGGGTAATCTGGTTTGGTACCGATGAGGGATTAATAAGGCTTGACCCGAACAAAGACTATAAAATAGATCATCCTGTTCCAGTGTATTTCAACTCCATTGTGGCCGGAGAAAAAAGCCTGGCACCAAAGGAGTATTTAGCTGGGTCAATTCCGAAAATTGCATTTAAAGGTAATGGGATCCGTTTTGATTATTCGGCTCCATATTTTATCAGGGAAAACCAGATTAGATACCAGACCTTCTTGGAGGGTTTGGATGAGGACTGGAGTAACTGGGAAGACAAGGTGTACCGGGAGTTTTCCAATCTTCCTTGGGGGACTTACACCTTCCGGGTAAGGGCAAAAAACACCTTTGGTACTGTCTCAGAGGAAATTGACTATACCTTT
This window of the Aquiflexum balticum DSM 16537 genome carries:
- a CDS encoding sensor histidine kinase; translation: MNKENTHTKLLKKRFLVGLTTLFLLGSTFSSQAQNFIFNNITSDDGLPSTSVTDVTQDTYGFIYLGTWDGVYQFDGKSYRKIYYEGRYVEADDKGGVWIEAQEGNLVYYDSNRDSLTFYLNVDSRRRYIQVLIGKEGEVLAATSKGIMRLDPESQKFVLEPGQEKGSVWELNQGENGRINFLFAAKNEGFIKMGTRGPNGEFSYEQFPKDENTKGKVSFAASYPTIILPYGKSGTVLLNLNGLAIRESNTGPWTFKKVTEPEILKEKGFENDASYLLLDQFLWLNQRNAITRINVETGESLTIHSGANTQKELLPMSSGYGCRLFLDQQGVLWIPKFAYGISLLNTYQSDFGLLRDEKGEVIPDILSSYELSDGSFWVGLRISFDRSLIQFSSDRKTILHRVGDTRTDLAERASIIRFPGKSIGTELTHPYPWDITQTADSVLWVGTGSPEAGSGGLNRIDPKTGLITRYRNDPEDTTSLGQNWVLGILKDPRDKLWINHTGGVDFFDPQTETFEHVVKDTSRSGFRGVLIDSRDNILIEEGVRNSWLLLDSKTKAIVKKGKLFGQGLGVILAYPYLDQKSRIWIASVNGFGFASEDYDGLKFWLTYEEFGYPDLEIKAFSNDDQGNVYFASSEGIFQYNPETGKTVRFGSERGLQSNLFNTKLNNRGPSGKIYFSVNGGMNVFDPKELKTNPYPPQVLIRGITLDGKSYQTYLDSADKKPNHTISSLIIPPGITTLNINFATIHFGGNGKNNAQYRLLNFDDTWQDAGISGNAVFTNLPAGDCTLEIKSVNLDGIWNEIPLQISIIVLPPWYQTWWAYLLYFGLFVLLAYVFIQEQRRRAAQKERELAKDRELAQAKEIEKAYSELKSTQAQLIQSEKMASLGELTAGIAHEIQNPLNFVNNFSEVSAELLDEVKETRTKKQETRPRTEEDEIEDEILEDIKKNLEKINHHGKRADAIVKGMLEHSRTGSGEKELTDINYLASEYLNLAYQSFKSKNEGVDIKLITELDPTIPKIELVRADIGKVLLNILNNAFYAVGTRHVGTVHALSLEPMVIVTTSPLEGGRGVEISIKDNGPGIPSSIKDKIFQPFFTTKPTGQGTGLGLSLSYDIVKAHGGEIRVESQIGSGTVFTINLPLT
- a CDS encoding ATP-binding protein, translated to METNHSFYRHSKVSVILPLLFFILHISFTLQAQVNASKGVPSYTNYVIGDDNIAGQQVWNVNQNKYGFLFVGTSSGLQKFDGKNWELLASPTTEYNTNVRATLLASDSTFYFGSLGDFGIVTSDSTGKAVERSLLSGFPADMVFNDIWSIRESKGKIYFQAREAIFIYTPRTENQTSSIKIWKPDTEFMYGFSLNGTYYTHQMNLGLFREKDGNLELVPKSEFLGEERVQVLLPYQNPDEFLVGAFSGGLFHYNGQDFIPFYTEVDSLLQERSLYKALALPDDTYALSVLGHGFFIIDQGGKIKSHFNTKNSITDQSVYAFHLDNTYNLWVGTNSGLSKIEIFSPITRFNSKEHEIGSPLSLKANDNNLYIGTSTNVLYIDKSDGIVKKVEGIPNTQVFGLAADNNQLLGTGVGILEIKGAKATMVKGTESFQTLQVVISEFHPGYVFISGGFGIQVFKRELASNGEYEYENIGPISGVKRSVYSLAENKEGELWGGTQAGILFRIVFAKTASGNLDVPNARVEEFKEKDGIRGLSGLAVGPIEGKVYTSGIDGFYFFDSSTQEFERDPVFSFSDEIANINLDTYGLGVAETGNVYLDFKGEKRLATRHADGTFILQSYPFNLINSSRVASAYTEPSGVIWFGTDEGLIRLDPNKDYKIDHPVPVYFNSIVAGEKSLAPKEYLAGSIPKIAFKGNGIRFDYSAPYFIRENQIRYQTFLEGLDEDWSNWEDKVYREFSNLPWGTYTFRVRAKNTFGTVSEEIDYTFEISPPWYATWWAYLLYFLSFGLIVYGVVKFQTGRILAKERERNLEREVVQAKEIEKAYNKLKATQSQLIQSEKMASLGELTAGIAHEIQNPLNFVNNFSEVSEELIDEMKEEMEKGNMVMVLEISNDLKENLSKIKHHGKRADAIVKGMLEHSRSNASDKKPTNLNALADEFLRLSYHGLRAKDKSFSADFETDLDPNLPLVNVVAQDIGRVILNLINNAFYACAELSRKSSENGASSYKPKVTVQTRLVELAGSLGGVEICVKDNGGGIPKSIKDKIFQPFFTTKPTGSGTGLGLSLSYDIVKSHGGDFRVKSNEGEGTEMIIFLPIEN